The Zea mays cultivar B73 chromosome 7, Zm-B73-REFERENCE-NAM-5.0, whole genome shotgun sequence DNA segment TTAAGACCTTCCACTTGAATGTAACCTTGTGCAACTTGTCTTGCTTTGTTTCTTATAACCATACCATCTTCATTAAGCCTGTTTCTAAAGACCCATTTTGTTCCAATCACATTGTAGTTCTCAGGCCTTTCAACCAACTTATGTACTTCATTCCTTATGAAGTTGTTGACTTCTTCACATATAGCATTAATCTAATCAAAATCTAGCAATGTTTTTTCTATTTATGTTGGTTTAATTGATAACAAAAATGAGTAATTCTCATAAAATGGTGTTATCCTTGATCTTGTTTGCACACCACTCTTCAAGTCTCCAACTATTTAGTCTAATGGATGATCTATTGCAATAGTGACCGATTGGACAAGATATTGAGTACTTGAGCTTGGTTGATTACTTGATTGTGCCACTTGAGTTGGACTAGCCAAGTGTTGACCTTGCACTTGTTGAATTTGATCTTGGTCATTAGAACCCATTTTTGCTAGGTTGATCATTGGTTTTCACACTTGATGGAGGAATCACTTGATCTTTATCATCTTCCACTTCTATTGGCTTCACATCACTAATTTTTATGTTTTTCATGGAATTGCCTGGTTGGATACCTCACGTTTCATCTATATTTTCATATTCGTTTTGAAAGCCACTTgtttcatcaaattccacatcatgcaCTTGAAGGACAATATCCTCCTTGAGGATGGCGCCGCTGCAGAGCGCATCTCTTACTAGTTGGTAAGACAGATGGATATATGCGGTGAATAGCCTATAAAAATTATCCTACAAACTCATAAGTCACTAGAACAAAGTTTGATTAATACAAAAGTAGTGTTAAAGCAACTACTTTGCACTAACACTAATTCACTCTTGCAAGCCTTTAAACAATTCTAGTTGCTCGGTCATGAGTTTGCATTGATCTATGTACATACATACTTAGCGAGAGATATTAATCAAATTCAATCATTACTAGTTATAATCTATACAAAGCTAGTTGAGCAAATATTATACAAGTAGATAAATGTAATTATAAGAGTAAATATAGTGAGCAAACCACAATGGACTGAGAGGGAACCGAACGGGGCCTTAATCCCCCATGAGGTTTGAGTTTTCGAACTAGCCTACTGCCTGTCCTGCCAATAGAACAGGTTAAAACATCAACACACCATTAGTGCATCAACAGGTCGATCAAACATTATAGCATCAGCAAGCTTATAGAAGCAACAAGTTGATCCAAAATACTGTGGCTCAAGTGTAACCGAGCGCAATCCTTACAACAATACTAGAATAGGATAACACAGCAACGCCCAAAGTGCACCGGTCAACATGCAAAATAAGTTACAGCTTCCACATGTTCGAGGTTACAACACAGAATGTTCCAATATCGCGTTACAGTACACACTCAATTCTACTTCTATGCGACATAGTGTCACAGTCTTCATCATCAATCCCCTCCAGCATCCTTGACATCAACGGTGAATTCATACTCCTGATCGCAGCCCAAGTAAGAGTCTGACATCAAGTAAATCATGTAGTCCTTTCTCCCAGCCTCTGCCGGAGCAGAGAACTCAAGTTTCACTCTCGCCCTCTTCTGGAGTGCCACTCTTTTGATTGCCAGTAACTGGTTTGTGGAGCTGTCCCCAATCACCAGCCACCAGCCTTCTTCCTTAGGCTTGGGAAACCTTGGCGCATGGACTGGACCAACCTCAGATGAAACGTTAGTCATGTCACGCTCCAGAGTTACCTGCACGGTTACATTGTCACCAGCGCTTATATCATCACCCTCACGGACCTCATAGGTCATATCAACATTGGGGAACCGCTTGATGAATTCAATGATGTCTTGCAGCTGAGAGTTCGATAGTTGTAAGAGATCCCGCATCTCATCGACAGCCATCTCAGCTAGATCAAAGATACTCTCGATGGGCTTCCCTTCATTTTCCTGGCAcctccgagccaagtcttttgtgAAGTGTGGAACTTGAAGCAGCACAGAATCCCGATCCCACATGCCTTGTGTCACCATTTGACTCAGCTCCATTGTACTAAGAGCAAGACTAAGCCAACCATTGCTGGATATAACATCAACCATTGCCTGGAGCAACCTATGAGCAGAAAGGAGAATCTCGCGCTGATCAGCTGCCAGATTTCCGACCACTGTGTGCCTTGAAAAATGGGCTTGCAGCAGAGCATTGGCCTTCACATGTGGATCCCCATACTTGGGTTTCTCGATAGAGAACCTCTGGTGACGAACAAGCCTCTCAATGAATTCTTCCTCACCAGGACGACCCGGAAGCTCTGCATATTCTGAGGCAGATGCTAGAATCTCTAGGAGTCCTTTCACCTTAGTCTTCTGGGTCAGCATAGAACTAAAACGCTCAATAGTTGTGTAGCTAATATAGTAGTATGAAGCAATAAGGCCAAGGTTGAGGGGCTTCAGGTACATGTCCTCCTCTATAGCCACACACTTGCTCGATTCAAGATCATTCAGAATAGTCTCAACTAGCTCAGAAAGATGGTCTGAAAGATGCCTGTGACTTACACCCTGAAGATTGTAGAAGTTAGGATTCTTAGCTAGCCGCCGATACATGAACGTCCAAGTAAGATAATCCACAGCATCTTGCTTATTCTCTACAACAccaaccaccacctcagcattcatGTGATCATGCAAGAAATGGTGAAGATTGCTTTCGACAGGGAAGGCCTCAAAAAGAAACTTCTTGTAGTACTCTTTGCGAGGTGCATGACACAATATAACACATTTCCCTGAGTTATCTTGAAGTGGTCTACTGGCATGACCCATCATTTGAAGCAGATCTGTAATTGGATAGTCGGTGTGAGCATTCTCCCGCCCATCATAATACTGAGTCCCCATGACAACGACCAAATGAGCAGGCAATGGTCTTCCCCAACACATTGTGCTGCTTGCAACACACACTTGGATCCTCCCACCAAGGAACAGCTGGGTTACAAGTTCCTGATCAAGCTCACTTAGACCCTCATGCAAATAGCCAACACCACATTTAAGTGTATTCTTAAGAGTCTCTTCTTCAACACCTCTGGTGAAAGTATCCATCTCATCTCCTGACCCAAGAAGAAATGGAGTTCCAGCACCCTCAACACTAGAGTACGCACACAAGTCCAATGCAGTCAACCTTGCATGCTTCCTTGTCGGTACATACACCAGGGCAGGTTTATTGTTCTTTGCATGCTGTGTGATGGCAGTGTAGGTAGGCTTTGTCATTGCTTGCATCCTTGCCTCAAAGTTCGCTATATCCACACCCTGGATGTGAATTTCCAGTGGCACAGGTCTCACTGCTGGAGGGAAGTTGAAAAGGCCATGAGAGGTGGCACCAATCCATTCACCAAGATCTTTAGCATTAGCAAGTGATGCTGAAAGTGCTACGATCCGTATGTTACTGCCAATATGACTGGAAATACGCCTCATCCTAGATACAATGACTTCCAAAACATGTCCCTTATCAGATCCAAGTAGATGAAGTTCATCAACTATGAATAAGCTGACCTGTTGGATGTGCTTTCGCTGTTTCCACCGGCGAGACAATGCATCCCACTTTTCAGGAGTACTGATTATGATTTCACCTTTATCCAGAAGCTTCAAATCAGCTGCCGTTTCACCAGTGAGCTCAACTACCTTGGCAAACTCTCCAAATTTCCGCTCCCAGTCCCTGTATCTTTCTTTTGCGAGAGCTTCAATGGGAGCTATATAAACAACCCGCATGTTGCTCTCGCCAGACAATGCCTTCTGGTGGTTCCTTAGTATAGCAAACTCTGCACATATCGTCTTCCCACTGCCTGTTGGCGCAGCGACCAACACGCTGTCATCGCTGTTATACAAGACAGTGAATACTTGAGTCTGGATGGGATTGAAATGCTTAAAAGCACTATAGAGGCCCTCATATCTTGCATTTCTCAATGCACTAACAGGAAGAGGCTGCAGATCAAGCAATTCAGTTGGTGGAGCATATTTTTCTGGTAGAATTAAATGCCTAAAGCAGACAGGGAGAATTGTCTGAGAACCAAGCCACTTGTCAGACACAACACGTATGAAATACTGAGGAGGCAGCGGCTCATATATCGGCACTGTGAAGTTCAATGTATGATCTTCGTCAACATACTGTTTCTTAAGCATGAAATATTCATGGTGAAGAATGTACTCGCCATCATTATCCTCAACAATAACCCAAAAGGGCTCCACATATCCATGTACCTTATCATCCCACTGGAAATCAGGTGTAATTGTCAGCTCAAAACCCAAAACTGTACGAGTAATGGGCTGGACATGGGCTGAAAGATTCAGCTTTGGTAACTGGTGGATGCACTTGTGCAGCGGCCTCCCCATCTTGGGATAGCGGATCAGCTCACCAATTTCTTGTGAGGACAGATCATAGTACCTCTCCCAAGCCAACTCCTTCTTCTCAAGTTTCATCAAGATCTCCTTAGGAATTCCAGTAAACTGCCTCAAGGGAGTTTGGACACTCCACATTTGTTTATCAACCATCTTGCAAAGATTCAGTGCTTTCTCCGCTAGTTGAGCCCATCCCCTCTTCAAAACAATCTCGAATAGTGCCCGTAAGAGACGTCCAGCACTCTGCATTACAGGAGGGGGAGAAACATTAACTATACAATACAATATAAGCAAGAAACTCAGGTTCAGAAAGAGCCTCAAAAAATGCAACGAATTATAAATTGTAGCCAGCAGTAAAAAGATGGTGATACCTGTCTGATGTAGACCATATCAGAACTAAGAGAAAGGCCTTCCAGTTTCAACCTAGAAATATATGCTTGCAGCAGAACATTGATCTTTGCACTGGGTTCCTCCAAGCTCTCTTTCACAGGTATTGGCACACGATCCAAAAGCTTTGCCAGTTCCATTTTCTCATCAAGCCTGACACCTACATACTTAAATTCTTCACTCAGAGAAAACAGTCGGCACAGTTCGATATCACCCATTGTAGGTTTTAAGTACTCATTGTATGTTGAAATAGTTCCATGACTGATATAATAATAACTGGCAATCCTTCCCAGGTCAGTAACTTGGAAGTATCCTGTTTTCCTGTCATACTTTATCAGATTGTTCCTATCCAGTAGATTTGCAGCGGAATGTATCTGCATCAGATCAAAAATACAGAAGATCAAGAACAGAACAGTCAGATATAGTATGTTGTAACATCAACACTACTACGCAATATCAAGGAGCAGTAAAATCAATTATCGATATGGAATAACTGCAAGCCCAAAACTTCTACTCAGCAAAACAGGATTTATATCAACAACCTACATCTTCTCTTCTAACAAAAAAATGATGTGGTTTTAGGACCATAGTATCATTCATGTTTGTGTAAATACATGATATACTCTCTCCATCCCAAAATAGTTGACTTTTTAGGTTATGTTTGGACATGAGAATTTAGAAGTAAAAAGGTGTGGTTCATAGAAAACAAGGAGAGGAAtatagagaaaagagaaagagatgcATTGGGAAAAGGGGAAGATGTATTGGGAGAAGAGGAAGGTGCATTGGGAAGCAAGAACAACAACTATTTTGGGACAAAATTTGAATCCTATAACGTCAACTATTTTGGGACAGAGGGAGTAGATATTATACTTTCTGAAACCAAATTCTTGCATAAGTTGCAACAAGCCTGTATCAAAACAAAATTACATGCATCCAATATGTGTACCTATGAGAAGAAAACTTTCATTTCAATATATGTCTATCATTACTCGAGCTACATTACTATTATACGCACATTTGAAACACTCCATTCCAAAAAGAATGGCATTCTCGCTTTTAGAGTAAAAAATCTCAGGTTTCACCAAACATATACAAAAAAGCTACTAACATTTTATAATGCATAATGGG contains these protein-coding regions:
- the LOC103633484 gene encoding DExH-box ATP-dependent RNA helicase DExH12 → MANLGGGAEAHARFKQYEYRANSSLVLTTDSRPRDTHEPTGEPETLWGRIDPRSFGDRAVQNRPPELEEKLSKSRTKKSKRDAAAALDSADLPRRDAKRRRRAASAQEVSVLSLTDDAVYKPQTKETRAAYEALLSLIQQQLGGQPLDVLAGAADEVLATLKNDKVKNPDKKKDIEQLLNPISSQLFDQLVSIGKLITDFHDAAAGDASGAPSADAVDTTLDDDVGVAVEFEEDEDEESDFDQVQDELDEDEEDDMAELNGPGGMQMGGELDDDDMQNANQGLTVNVQDIDAYWLQRKISQAYGDGDIDAQQSQKLAEDILKIIAEGDDRDVENRLVMLLDYEKFDLIKLLLRNRLKIVWCTRLARAEDQEQRKNIEEEMASDPSLAPILEQLHATRASAKERQKNLEKSIRDEAKRLLNNDAAAAGADGARDHRAAEWDMESGWLKGQRQLLDLESLSFHQGGLFMANKKCELPTGSFRTPHKGYEEVHVPALKAKPYETGEKIVKISDMPEWARSAFDGMTQLNRVQSRVYDTALFKPDNILLCAPTGAGKTNVAVLTILQQIGLHMQDGEFDNTKYKIVYVAPMKALVAEVVGNLSKRLAGYNVTVRELSGDQNLTKQQIDETQIIVTTPEKWDIVTRKSGDRTYTQMVKLLIIDEIHLLHDNRGPVLESIVARTVRQIETTKENIRLVGLSATLPNYEDVALFLRVRKESLFYFDNSYRPCPLAQQYIGITVRKPLQRMQLMNEICYEKVMAAAGKHQVLIFVHSRKETAKTAKAIRDTALANDTVSRFLKNESASQEILGTHAELVKNNDLKDLLPYGFAIHHAGMARVDRELVEELFADKHIQVLVSTATLAWGVNLPAHTVIIKGTQIYNPEKGAWTELSPLDVMQMLGRAGRPQYDTHGEGIILTGHSELQFYLSLMNQQLPIESQFISKLADQLNAEIVLGTIQNAREACSWLGYTYLYIRMLRNPTLYGLPADILESDKTLDERRADLIHSAANLLDRNNLIKYDRKTGYFQVTDLGRIASYYYISHGTISTYNEYLKPTMGDIELCRLFSLSEEFKYVGVRLDEKMELAKLLDRVPIPVKESLEEPSAKINVLLQAYISRLKLEGLSLSSDMVYIRQSAGRLLRALFEIVLKRGWAQLAEKALNLCKMVDKQMWSVQTPLRQFTGIPKEILMKLEKKELAWERYYDLSSQEIGELIRYPKMGRPLHKCIHQLPKLNLSAHVQPITRTVLGFELTITPDFQWDDKVHGYVEPFWVIVEDNDGEYILHHEYFMLKKQYVDEDHTLNFTVPIYEPLPPQYFIRVVSDKWLGSQTILPVCFRHLILPEKYAPPTELLDLQPLPVSALRNARYEGLYSAFKHFNPIQTQVFTVLYNSDDSVLVAAPTGSGKTICAEFAILRNHQKALSGESNMRVVYIAPIEALAKERYRDWERKFGEFAKVVELTGETAADLKLLDKGEIIISTPEKWDALSRRWKQRKHIQQVSLFIVDELHLLGSDKGHVLEVIVSRMRRISSHIGSNIRIVALSASLANAKDLGEWIGATSHGLFNFPPAVRPVPLEIHIQGVDIANFEARMQAMTKPTYTAITQHAKNNKPALVYVPTRKHARLTALDLCAYSSVEGAGTPFLLGSGDEMDTFTRGVEEETLKNTLKCGVGYLHEGLSELDQELVTQLFLGGRIQVCVASSTMCWGRPLPAHLVVVMGTQYYDGRENAHTDYPITDLLQMMGHASRPLQDNSGKCVILCHAPRKEYYKKFLFEAFPVESNLHHFLHDHMNAEVVVGVVENKQDAVDYLTWTFMYRRLAKNPNFYNLQGVSHRHLSDHLSELVETILNDLESSKCVAIEEDMYLKPLNLGLIASYYYISYTTIERFSSMLTQKTKVKGLLEILASASEYAELPGRPGEEEFIERLVRHQRFSIEKPKYGDPHVKANALLQAHFSRHTVVGNLAADQREILLSAHRLLQAMVDVISSNGWLSLALSTMELSQMVTQGMWDRDSVLLQVPHFTKDLARRCQENEGKPIESIFDLAEMAVDEMRDLLQLSNSQLQDIIEFIKRFPNVDMTYEVREGDDISAGDNVTVQVTLERDMTNVSSEVGPVHAPRFPKPKEEGWWLVIGDSSTNQLLAIKRVALQKRARVKLEFSAPAEAGRKDYMIYLMSDSYLGCDQEYEFTVDVKDAGGD